Genomic window (Drosophila ananassae strain 14024-0371.13 chromosome 3L, ASM1763931v2, whole genome shotgun sequence):
TCCACTGgatccacctcctcctcctcctccagacAGATTGCCGATCTCTGTGAAGCGCTCATGGGTGCGTATGGAGGAGGAGTGGCCCAACGAATGAATGGGCGAGTGCCGGTCCACCAGGCGATTTTTCGATATGGATTTCCAGTAGCGTCTGCAAAGATAAGATTATACTCTGGAACCCTGCGATTATTACCGAATGATTCATTAGATACCTATATCCCAGTCCTGCCACCAAGGTGATGCTAAAGAGTAGAATCATCAGTAGAATTATAGCTGTGATTAGTCCATGGTACTCTGCCGGAGTCATGCAAACTGTTTCCACAGGAGCTACTAGCTTGCGCGGATAAGATTCTTTTTCGATTTCCTCCCTCGTTTCAAAGACCTTTAACCAGAAAAATTGAATTAAGTTAACTTTTGTCAATCATGAATGATTACCTCAATCATTTCCCGAACTTGCTCTGGCTCCTCCGGCTCCTTGGTCTTCTCACCCACTTGGGTCTCATTCAGAGGCGCCTGTCCCAAAGTGGCACTCACTGTGGTGCTATTAACCACTGTAACGTCCTCCAAGATTGATTCCCCCTCCAGAGCCTGAGGCTCGGGCACTTGCTCCTCTATCTCAGTTTCGTTCAGGGATCTGCGCCGACGTCCAAACGACGGCTCTTGGCGTCCCGCTGGTCCTGGACAGTACGCCGGCTGGCATCCTTCGCGGCAGGAGCGCACTGTGGCCTCGAATACTAAGAAATTGGACTCTGGTATCTTGAAGGCATTAAAGCGGGCCTCCAAAGTGTCGCCATCGCGAAGCTTATCCAGTTCGGGGAACACAAACGGATCCACAGGACAACCGAATCGGTCAATCAGTTGAATACTACGACCGGAATATGGGTCCCTGGCCACAACATTTGTGGCAAAAATGTCAGTCACATGGTTATAACCATCCTGGGCCTCCAGGCGGAAGGTGAGAGGATCGCCCACAGCTATGGTGGTGGTTGGTCTACCCTGATACAGAATGCTAAGTCGCACCTTGGAGCTGAGCGTGTTCTCTGCGGGTAAGTACTCAATGGGAATAGGACTGCCGGATCTGGAAGGGATTAGCAATGAAGTGGAAACACTCAACTCCTTAACTGTAGTTGTTTTTACCCTGCTCCGATGTATCCGGAGCTAACCACTGCTTCACCAGGTCCACGGAAAATGCAAGTGAGATTATAGCGCTTATCCCGGCTGGTTTGCACGTTGTGCGAGAACTGAACTACCACGATATTGGTCAAAGTATCACCATACTATTCCCAATGATAAGATTGGTTAGAAAAGGGGGATAGGATTTAAAAGGATCTAAAAGACTTACTCTTTGCGTTCCACAATCAGGATACCCTTGAGGGCCGCTGATCCTCAAAACATTGACAGTTCCTCCGTTTCCTCGGAAGAAGCAACGGTCGTAGAAGCCATAGGTATATATGCGTCCCAAGAAACCCTCTGGTGTGCGAATGGTAAACTCCATGCCCTCCTCGTTGCACGTCTGTGTCACTGGAAACATATTGGCGGCAATCTTTTGAACGATCtggataaatttcaataaagtTGTTCACTCACCATCCATGCACTCCCCGTCGCTGCGTCCGATGCTCCGCTCATAGAAGTCGTAGTTGGAGGCGTCGAAGGTGCCCGGATCATGGATGTCCAGTTCGCGGGAGTCTCTGTCGCTTAGCTCGCAGTTCGGCGTCTCCCGATCCCTATCTCTGTCCTCGTAGCTGGAGGCAGCCGAGTCTCTGCAAATTGAAATTTGTGCCAACGAATTTGTTGTcgtgtatcttgtatctggcATCTAGCCACCAAGTGCCCCACCCACCTGTAGTTGAAGCTGCGGCACACAAAGTCCCGGCTCTCGATGCACTCCCTCTCGCACTGGATCAGACTGGGCACGATCAGAGCCCGTCGGACAAAGTGGCGACGCATCTTGTGCCTGGCGGCGATCTGCTTGAAATTGTCGCTCTCCTCGCAGCGGGTGATCGGTGGTCTAGGGGGTCCGGAATGGACACCGACTCCAAGGCCGACATGGCTTCCCCCGCCTcctccgccgtagggagtcgGTGGATGGGACAAGCCCAGGCCGGGCAGGGGAATGGGGCGATCATCTAAGCCATTTCCGCCATAGGGACGATTGAAAGGAGTATCGTAGCGTCCATAGGGTCCACCTGGCGGAGGTCTCCTGCTTGGGGGGCCATCGTACTCCCTGTCGTAGGGTCCATACCTATCGCCATACCTTTCCTCGTAATCATAGTCGTAGTATGGTGGCGGCGGACGATCTAGCCCTAGATGATGAATCTAAATTAGTAAGTGCTCCTCCATTCCTCTCTTTCCACCGATTGGGTTAAAGATTTAATTGGTTGGTAGTTGATTAGTCCCGGATTACTTACCTGGACGCCTGCCAATATCTGCGGCTCCGCCTCGATTGCCGTACTTGTAGATATCTATGGGATAGCGGTCGGTACCTACCGGGAACCGGTTCGGCGAGGAAGCATACTTGCTGGCACTTCCCGAGGGCGCAATCGGAGCCGGGGGATACCGCTTGGCCGAATCCGGTTCGGGTCTCCGGGCACTGTGAACTATATCATCGTATCTGCCCGGAGGACCCCTGGAGTCGGGTAAATAGGGATACCGGGGTGCGTCCATAGAGGAAGGCCTGTACCGCCTGTCCGGGAAAATACTGTCCGGAGCATCTCTTCCTGTATATCCGCCCACTGGGTCCCGTTCGCGGCCAGGTGGAAACCGACCCGGAGGGTAGCGGCTGTCGTATCTGTTCTCTCCGTAACGTCCACCGCCGTATCCATACGGCCGGAAGGGAGCATCATCGTCCGACGGATAGGGTCTGGTGTGCGGCAGATCACTGGGCAGGCTGTTGTCATTGATTCCGGGATAGGGCAGTGGCCGATAGGGTAGCctatctctctctcgctcACGGTCCCGGTCTCTTTCCCTGTCCGGATAACGGCGATCCCCGTATCTGTCTGCGTAGCGATCCGGCGGGTAACGATCCGGATAGCGATCCCTGTCCCGGTCGCCTGGGAACCGATCTCTATCCCTATCACCTGGATAGCGCTCGCGATCCCGATCCCGGTCGCGATCTCGATCGCCACTGGCACCACCCGGGTACCGGTCTGACGTGGTGTTAGTGAATTAGTTGTCAGTAGAGAGTGATAAGTTTCGATTTGATTGTGTCATTAATGGTTTTTAGAATCTGGGGGGATACCAGATCTGAAAGGATCTGGGGGCTTACTCACCATATTCC
Coding sequences:
- the LOC6495259 gene encoding uncharacterized protein LOC6495259 isoform X2, which codes for MRPKRGLHILLTALVVSLSLSEISGQTTCKNGLGRVLYERLPNQQLQGYDDDVVRDTAPPFRVLEKCQDLCLRDRTGSNNLVRTCTSFDFQPGSRITSFGGNSEYEESLCYLTSEQAGPEGIGSLMLVPNSVHFNEICLTSSRPERECPSRRYVFERHPRKKLKLPISDIKEITAANRSDCEDKCLNEFSFVCRSANFDSTMRSCTLSRFTRRTHPELMEDDPNSDYLENTCLNAERRCDGLAVFVKEENKRLGGPFEVDIFNNMTLEECQTMCLRAEKYFCRSVEFDDQSKQCILSEEDSISQKDDISISSSPTHHFYDLVCLDNQRANDYPDNSVTSHLFSSGRRPDTAFQRYRNSRLGGEFHSEITGRSLSECLDECLRQTSFQCRSAVYSDRFRTCRLSRYNQKDGMRIIYDADYDYYENLMLNVVGGGADGDASGHGGSNDGKRPGDQSGSNWRQPNKHDDRYGPGGSQAGGGASGGGGGGLHGGGGSGGSRLPPGEGVDYGRPYDRYPDMAGNEYDRYPYGGGGDRDRYPPDRYGSRYPGGADGMGYGRPYDRYPEEYDRYPGGASGDRDRDRDRDRERYPGDRDRDRFPGDRDRDRYPDRYPPDRYADRYGDRRYPDRERDRDRERERDRLPYRPLPYPGINDNSLPSDLPHTRPYPSDDDAPFRPYGYGGGRYGENRYDSRYPPGRFPPGRERDPVGGYTGRDAPDSIFPDRRYRPSSMDAPRYPYLPDSRGPPGRYDDIVHSARRPEPDSAKRYPPAPIAPSGSASKYASSPNRFPVGTDRYPIDIYKYGNRGGAADIGRRPGLDRPPPPYYDYDYEERYGDRYGPYDREYDGPPSRRPPPGGPYGRYDTPFNRPYGGNGLDDRPIPLPGLGLSHPPTPYGGGGGGSHVGLGVGVHSGPPRPPITRCEESDNFKQIAARHKMRRHFVRRALIVPSLIQCERECIESRDFVCRSFNYRDSAASSYEDRDRDRETPNCELSDRDSRELDIHDPGTFDASNYDFYERSIGRSDGECMDVTQTCNEEGMEFTIRTPEGFLGRIYTYGFYDRCFFRGNGGTVNVLRISGPQGYPDCGTQRYGDTLTNIVVVQFSHNVQTSRDKRYNLTCIFRGPGEAVVSSGYIGAGSGSPIPIEYLPAENTLSSKVRLSILYQGRPTTTIAVGDPLTFRLEAQDGYNHVTDIFATNVVARDPYSGRSIQLIDRFGCPVDPFVFPELDKLRDGDTLEARFNAFKIPESNFLVFEATVRSCREGCQPAYCPGPAGRQEPSFGRRRRSLNETEIEEQVPEPQALEGESILEDVTVVNSTTVSATLGQAPLNETQVGEKTKEPEEPEQVREMIEVFETREEIEKESYPRKLVAPVETVCMTPAEYHGLITAIILLMILLFSITLVAGLGYRRYWKSISKNRLVDRHSPIHSLGHSSSIRTHERFTEIGNLSGGGGGGGSSGGAGGGANQSASNRAPNAFRTNMSMFGGSLHKTFATGNLARMCQLPVINPMRTAGQGVGHQFEDPSEPIYTDPSLFERSRSLRSLTMVAESEDNQEV
- the LOC6495259 gene encoding uncharacterized protein LOC6495259 isoform X1, whose protein sequence is MRPKRGLHILLTALVVSLSLSEISGQTTCKNGLGRVLYERLPNQQLQGYDDDVVRDTAPPFRVLEKCQDLCLRDRTGSNNLVRTCTSFDFQPGSRITSFGGNSEYEESLCYLTSEQAGPEGIGSLMLVPNSVHFNEICLTSSRPERECPSRRYVFERHPRKKLKLPISDIKEITAANRSDCEDKCLNEFSFVCRSANFDSTMRSCTLSRFTRRTHPELMEDDPNSDYLENTCLNAERRCDGLAVFVKEENKRLGGPFEVDIFNNMTLEECQTMCLRAEKYFCRSVEFDDQSKQCILSEEDSISQKDDISISSSPTHHFYDLVCLDNQRANDYPDNSVTSHLFSSGRRPDTAFQRYRNSRLGGEFHSEITGRSLSECLDECLRQTSFQCRSAVYSDRFRTCRLSRYNQKDGMRIIYDADYDYYENLMLNVVGGGADGDASGHGGSNDGKRPGDQSGSNWRQPNKHDDRYGPGGSQAGGGASGGGGGGLHGGGGSGGSRLPPGEGVDYGRPYDRYPDMAGNEYDRYPYGGGGDRDRYPPDRYGSRYPGGADGMGYGRPYDRYPEEYDRYPGGASGDRDRDRDRDRERYPGDRDRDRFPGDRDRDRYPDRYPPDRYADRYGDRRYPDRERDRDRERERDRLPYRPLPYPGINDNSLPSDLPHTRPYPSDDDAPFRPYGYGGGRYGENRYDSRYPPGRFPPGRERDPVGGYTGRDAPDSIFPDRRYRPSSMDAPRYPYLPDSRGPPGRYDDIVHSARRPEPDSAKRYPPAPIAPSGSASKYASSPNRFPVGTDRYPIDIYKYGNRGGAADIGRRPGLDRPPPPYYDYDYEERYGDRYGPYDREYDGPPSRRPPPGGPYGRYDTPFNRPYGGNGLDDRPIPLPGLGLSHPPTPYGGGGGGSHVGLGVGVHSGPPRPPITRCEESDNFKQIAARHKMRRHFVRRALIVPSLIQCERECIESRDFVCRSFNYRDSAASSYEDRDRDRETPNCELSDRDSRELDIHDPGTFDASNYDFYERSIGRSDGECMDVTQTCNEEGMEFTIRTPEGFLGRIYTYGFYDRCFFRGNGGTVNVLRISGPQGYPDCGTQRYGDTLTNIVVVQFSHNVQTSRDKRYNLTCIFRGPGEAVVSSGYIGAGSGSPIPIEYLPAENTLSSKVRLSILYQGRPTTTIAVGDPLTFRLEAQDGYNHVTDIFATNVVARDPYSGRSIQLIDRFGCPVDPFVFPELDKLRDGDTLEARFNAFKIPESNFLVFEATVRSCREGCQPAYCPGPAGRQEPSFGRRRRSLNETEIEEQVPEPQALEGESILEDVTVVNSTTVSATLGQAPLNETQVGEKTKEPEEPEQVREMIEVFETREEIEKESYPRKLVAPVETVCMTPAEYHGLITAIILLMILLFSITLVAGLGYRRYWKSISKNRLVDRHSPIHSLGHSSSIRTHERFTEIGNLSGGGGGGGSSGGAGGGANQSASNRAPNAFRTNMSMFGGSLHKTFATGNLARMCQLPVINPMRTAGQGVGHQFEDPSEPIYTDPSLFERSRQVAAATPSSFPPTKFKLNYRCEV